The Sandaracinus amylolyticus genomic interval GCGCGTCGCGCGCGAGCTGCGCGACCCGCGACCGTGAGGCGCGCGTCTCGGCGCACGAGTACACGCCGCGATCACGATCGCTCACGAGCCGCACCGAGAGCCCGAGCTCGTCGCCCTTGCGCCGCTCGAGCGCGACGTAGAGCGTGCCGTCGCCGGTCAAGAAGCTCACCGCCGCGCGCTCGCCGCGGAGCAGCTCGTCGATGCGCTTCCCGAGCTCCGCGATCTCGCGCTCACCGAGCGAGCCGCGCACGACCACACGCGTGCCGTCGGCGAGCAGCGCGAACAGCGCGCGCCATGTCGACGTGCCGTCGTCGTGGAGCTCGAGATCCTCCGCGCCGACCGCCAGCAGGTAGTGCGCGCAGCGCAGCTCGATCGCGCCGATCATCGTGCCTGGTCTCCCTCGTCGATCCATCCACGCATCGCGTACAGCGTCCAAGCCGCGCGCTCCGTGATCCATTCCTCGAACGCGCGCACACGATCGTCGGGGTCACGCGGCGGGAGCGAGAAGTCGCGCTCCGGCGCGGGCACCGCGATCACCTCGAGGCCCATCGCGCGGAACGTCGCGGCCGCGCGGCGCTCGTGCATGGCGTCGGTGACGACGATCACCCGGCGCAGCGGGCGCGCGGCGGCGAGCTCGTCCACGCGCAGCGCTTCGTCGCGCGTGCTCGCGACCGGACCGACGCGCACGACCTCGACGCTCGTGCCTTCCGCGATCTCCAGCGCGTCGCCGGTGTCGTCGGCGTGACCGGCGCCGAGATCGGTGCGCACCAGCAGCGGTGCGTGCCCGTCGCGCGCGAGGGCGAGCCCGGCGACCAAGCGCGACAGGCCGTTGCTGCTGAGACGCCCTTCGCTCGTCACGTCGGACGAGAGCACGACGATCGCGTCGGCGGCGCGGGGTGCGTCGCGGAGCAACCACGCGTCGTACTGCGCGTCGAAGAGCGGTGTGAACGCGACGAGCACGTAGAGCACGCCCAGCGCGGCGAACGCGATCCACGGCAGCGCGCGTGCGCGTGTCGCCGCGATCGCGCCGCTGACGATCGCGAACGCGAAGACCAGCCACGCGTCCTCGAGGTCGAGCAGGCGCCGCAGACCGAGCAGCGTCACGAGCCCGAGCCGATCCGCGACGACGAACGCGAGCGCGCCCGCGCTCGCGGCGGGCAACGCGCGCTGCACGATCACGACGCGGAGCGAAGGCTCGGGCGGCGCGGACACGCGCGCGGGCATGACACGGCGCGGCACGCGGCGCATCTACACTCGCGACGCGCCCAGCCCGTGCTCGCGCTCGACTACTCCTCGCGCCGATGGATCGCCGCAGTCCACGCGGCGACGTCGACGGGATGCATGCGTCCCGTCGGCGGCAGCCGTCCGTCGCGTCGACCTGCTTCGATGTCGACGAGGTACTGCTCGCGCGAGAGCAGCGTCCCGAGGCACAAGCGCTCGCGCGTGACGATCTGCCTCTCCACCCGCAATCGCTCGAGCAGCTCGTCCATGACGTCGTCCGGGACGTTTCGCGCCAGATCGGGGTAGATGAAGCCGAACAGCACCAGGTGCGAGAGCAGGACGCGCCAGAAGCGTCCGTAGCGCCACACGAGCCGCTTCCAGTCGAGGTCCTTCGCGCGCGCCGCGAGCAGGTGCGCCACGTCCGCGCCGTCGTAGCGCTCGCGCTCCTGCACGAACGACTTCGACCAGATCGTCTCCTCGACCGGGCAGAACGACACCGGCTCGCCGAGCAGCGTTCCGGGCGACGCGTGCTCGAACCAGAGGTCGTCCACCGGCGTCGCGCCGTTGCCGGAGTTGTAGATGAGATCGACGAACTTCCCGTGCTCGTGCGCCTTCGCGAGCCAGTGCGGGAACGCGACCTCGGTCTCGAGCCCGCTCGCCTCGAGCGTGCTCAGCGCACGCTCGAGATCGCGCTCGTGGATGAAGAGATCGAGATCCTTGGTGTCGCGACAGAGCCCCGTGTGGTGCTGCAGGACTGCCGCGCCTGCGACGAGGAAGGGCACGTGCGCGCGGTTCAGCGTGCGGATCACCTTCGCGTAGAAGGCGAGCTCGGGATCCTCGGGCGGACGCTCGGGCGATGCTCGGGACGCGAGGCGCATCGTGGTTCACCTCCCTGTCACGTCCAGACAGCAATCGATGCGCCAGGACGCGCTGCTCGCGGCGCATGCATTGCACCCCTCGAGGCGCACGGAGCTCTTCGAGATGACACAACGCCCCATTCGCGTCGCCGCGGTCGGCGACCTGCACTGTCGCAAGACGTCTGCGGGCACGATCGCGCCGCTCCTCTCGCGCGTGAACGAGCACGCCGACATGCTGCTGCTCTGCGGCGATCTCACGGACTACGGCACGCCGGAAGAAGCACACGTGCTCGCGAAGGAGCTCGCGGTCGCGCGCGTGCCGATGGCCGGAGTGCTCGGCAACCACGACTACGAAGGCGGCGCGCAGCAGGAGATCACGAAGATCCTCACCGACGCCGGCGTGCAGATCCTCGACGGCGACGCGATCGAGATCCACGGCATCGGCATCGCGGGCGTGAAGGGCTTCGTCGGAGGCTTCGGCCGCGGCACGCTCGGCCCGTGGGGCGAGCGCATGATCAAGGCGTTCGTGCAGGAAGCGATCGACGAGGCGCTCAAGCTCGAGGCGGCGCTGCAGCGCCTGCGCACCGAGCGCCGCATCGCGATCATGCACTACGCGCCGGTGCGCGGGACCGTCGAGGGCGAGCCTCCGGAGATCTTCGCGTACTGCGGCTGCGGCCGGCTCGAAGAGCCGCTGCATCGATATCCGGTCGACGTCGTGTTCCACGGCCACGCGCACCACGGCTCTCCGACCGCGCGCACGGAGAACGGCATCCCGGTGCACAACGTCGCGCTCCCGCTGATGCGCCGCCTCCACGCCGAGCACCCCGGCTTCCACGTCGTCGAGCTCGAGCCGCTCCACGAGCCGATCGAAGAGATGCCCCTCGTGCGCTGAGCCTCCCGCCTCGCGCGAGCACGGCTCCTGGCGAGAGCTTCGCTGAGGAGAGGAGGAGAATTGCCGCTCAGGAGAGCAGGAGGAGCAGGAGGGGAGAGCGAGAGAGGAGACGTCTGAGGTCGCACTTCGGACGTCGAGCGTAGGAAGTTCGGAGCGTCGGAGCCTCGGAGCCCGAGCTTCCAGAGGCGCGCAGTGCGCGATCGCCTTCGCTTCCGCCAAATCGCGCGGCTCGACCGCGCGCTGGGCGTGCGCTCGAGGCATCAATCGCGTGCGCAACGCGCTGTGAGTCGAGATCGACTCCACCACAGCGCGCGCATCGCGCACTGCTCCGCATCAGGCTCCAGTCGCGCGGCCTCGCCGCGCGCTGCTACTCGCGAGCGTCAGAGCCGCGCGAACAGCGCGGATCGGTCGCGAGCTCTCCCCAGCCTAAGCTCTCGAGACGGCAGACGCAGCGTACCGGGCGAGGGTGAGGGGGTCCGGCGCTCTCGTGAGCGCGGGCCGTACGACGCCGACCACAGACTGATCAGGTCGAGCGCGGCAGAGCGCAACGCGCGCGCCGCGATCGACCCTCCGCCTCCCCCGACGCTCGCGCCGCCGCTGACGAGCAGCCGCGATCACCCCGAGCGCCGGACCCCCTCACCCTCGCCCCTCGTCGACGCCGATCCGTCTATGATCCCCGATCGATGCGAGTCCTCGTCGTCAACGTCGGATCGACCTCCGTCAAATACAACCTCTACGAGATGGACACCGAGGCGCGCCTCGCCGCCGGGCGCGTCGAGCGCGTCGGCACCGCGGACGCGACGCACATCCACGAGGGCGGCAGCGATCGCATCGACGGACGCGACGTCACCGGCGCGCTCCGAGCGATCCTCGCGCACCTCACGCGCGAAGGCGGCCCGCTGCCCGATCCCACGGCGCTCGCCGCGGTCGGTCATCGCGTCGTGCACGGCGGCGAGCAGCTCGTCACGCCCACGCCGGTCGACGAGCGCGCCGAGCGCATCATCGAGGAGTGCGCCGCCTACGCGCCGCTGCACAACCCGGTGAACCTCGCGGGGATCCGCGCCGCGCGCGCCGTGTTCTCGCAGGTCCCGCACGTCGCGGTGTTCGACACCGCGTTCCACGCGCAGCTCCCACCGCACGCCTACAGCTACGCGATCCCGCACGAGCTCTATCTCGAGAAGGGCATCCGTCGTTACGGCTTCCACGGCCCGAGCCACCAGTACATGGCGCTCTCCGCGGCCGAGCACCTCGGGACGCACCTCTCGCGCCTCAAGCTCATCACCTGTCATCTCGGCGGCGGCGCGAGCGTGAGCGCGATCGAGCACGGCGTGTCCGTCGAGACCTCGATGGGCATGACGCCCCTCGAAGGCCTGGTGATGGGCACGCGCGCCGGCGATCTCGACCCCGCGATCCCGATGCTCCTCGCGAAGCAGGGCATGGCCGCGGGCGACATCGACGAGCTGCTCAATCGTCGCTCCGGTCTCGCGGGGCTCTCGGGCATCGGCGCCGACTTCCGCGACATCCAGCAGGCCGCGGAGGGCGGCGATCCTCGCGCGCGCCTCGCGATCGAAGTGTTCGTGCATCGCCTCCGCAAGTACGTCGGCGCGTACGCCGCGACGCTCGGCGGCGCCGACGCGATCGTGTTCACCGGCGGCATCGGCGAGAACTCCGCGCTCGTGCGCAGCAAGGTCTGCGAGGGCCTGATCTTCATGGGCGTCGCCCTCGACGAGCGCGCGAACGAGACGAAGCGCGCCGCCGATCACGGCGGCATCGTCGAGATTTCCGCGCACCGCGCGCCGACCAAGGTGCTCGTCGTGCGCACCGACGAAGAGCGCATGATCGCGCGCGAGGTGATGCGCTGCGTGGTCGGCCCCACCGCGACCATCCGCAGCGTGCGCGCCCGTCCGATCCCGGTCGGCGTGAGCGTGCGCCACGTGCACCTCTCGCGCGCCGACTGCGACGCGCTCTTCGGTCCCGGCTACGAGCTCACGAAGAAGCGCGACGTCACACAGCCCGGCCAGTACGTCACCCGCGAGACCGTCGATCTCGTGGGCCCCAAGGGCGAGATCCGCCGCGTCGCGATCATCAACCCGCTGCGCAAGCAGACGCAGGTCGAGGTCGCGCGCACCGACGCCATCACGCTCGGCGTGAGCCCGCCGCTGCGCGAGTCGGGCAAGCTCGAGGGCACGCCGGGCCTCACGCTGCGCGGCCCCGCGGGCTCGGTGGAGATCCCGAGCGGCGTCATCCTCGCGCATCGCCACGTGCACATGTCGCCCGACGAGGCGCGCGACTTCGGCGTGAACGATCGCGACGTGATCAAGGTGCGCGTCGACGGAGATCGCGAGATGACGATGGGCGACGTGATCGTGCGGGTGCACCCCGAGTTCACGCTCGACATGCACGTCGACACCGACGAGGCGAACGCCGCGGGCCTCACCAGCGACAGCGTCGTCGCGTTCGAAGGCGTGCAGGAGCCGCGCGAGTAGGTCGGATGATCCGCCGATCTGCCGTCGCGCTGCTCGCGCTCTGCGCCGCTGCGTGTGATCCCGATCCCGCTCCGCCCGTCGCGACCCACGTCGACGACTGGCGCGATCGCGTCATCTACCAGATCCTCGTCGACCGCTTCG includes:
- a CDS encoding metallophosphoesterase family protein; protein product: MTQRPIRVAAVGDLHCRKTSAGTIAPLLSRVNEHADMLLLCGDLTDYGTPEEAHVLAKELAVARVPMAGVLGNHDYEGGAQQEITKILTDAGVQILDGDAIEIHGIGIAGVKGFVGGFGRGTLGPWGERMIKAFVQEAIDEALKLEAALQRLRTERRIAIMHYAPVRGTVEGEPPEIFAYCGCGRLEEPLHRYPVDVVFHGHAHHGSPTARTENGIPVHNVALPLMRRLHAEHPGFHVVELEPLHEPIEEMPLVR
- a CDS encoding YdcF family protein, with translation MPRRVMPARVSAPPEPSLRVVIVQRALPAASAGALAFVVADRLGLVTLLGLRRLLDLEDAWLVFAFAIVSGAIAATRARALPWIAFAALGVLYVLVAFTPLFDAQYDAWLLRDAPRAADAIVVLSSDVTSEGRLSSNGLSRLVAGLALARDGHAPLLVRTDLGAGHADDTGDALEIAEGTSVEVVRVGPVASTRDEALRVDELAAARPLRRVIVVTDAMHERRAAATFRAMGLEVIAVPAPERDFSLPPRDPDDRVRAFEEWITERAAWTLYAMRGWIDEGDQAR
- a CDS encoding nucleotidyltransferase, which gives rise to MRLASRASPERPPEDPELAFYAKVIRTLNRAHVPFLVAGAAVLQHHTGLCRDTKDLDLFIHERDLERALSTLEASGLETEVAFPHWLAKAHEHGKFVDLIYNSGNGATPVDDLWFEHASPGTLLGEPVSFCPVEETIWSKSFVQERERYDGADVAHLLAARAKDLDWKRLVWRYGRFWRVLLSHLVLFGFIYPDLARNVPDDVMDELLERLRVERQIVTRERLCLGTLLSREQYLVDIEAGRRDGRLPPTGRMHPVDVAAWTAAIHRREE
- a CDS encoding acetate/propionate family kinase, giving the protein MRVLVVNVGSTSVKYNLYEMDTEARLAAGRVERVGTADATHIHEGGSDRIDGRDVTGALRAILAHLTREGGPLPDPTALAAVGHRVVHGGEQLVTPTPVDERAERIIEECAAYAPLHNPVNLAGIRAARAVFSQVPHVAVFDTAFHAQLPPHAYSYAIPHELYLEKGIRRYGFHGPSHQYMALSAAEHLGTHLSRLKLITCHLGGGASVSAIEHGVSVETSMGMTPLEGLVMGTRAGDLDPAIPMLLAKQGMAAGDIDELLNRRSGLAGLSGIGADFRDIQQAAEGGDPRARLAIEVFVHRLRKYVGAYAATLGGADAIVFTGGIGENSALVRSKVCEGLIFMGVALDERANETKRAADHGGIVEISAHRAPTKVLVVRTDEERMIAREVMRCVVGPTATIRSVRARPIPVGVSVRHVHLSRADCDALFGPGYELTKKRDVTQPGQYVTRETVDLVGPKGEIRRVAIINPLRKQTQVEVARTDAITLGVSPPLRESGKLEGTPGLTLRGPAGSVEIPSGVILAHRHVHMSPDEARDFGVNDRDVIKVRVDGDREMTMGDVIVRVHPEFTLDMHVDTDEANAAGLTSDSVVAFEGVQEPRE